The DNA sequence TGTACAGAAGTGTGGACATGAGCCGTGCAATAGCAGTCATGAATATTTAATAAACTAGTAGCATTTTTCTTTTTTATTGCAAGAAATACATAATAAGCCCTCATTATGTGTTTATAACTGCActttacttaacacttaactCAATTAAGTCATTAtgagtgtatgacagtatgaaaaaaatcaaaaatgtatgcactcactaactgtaagtcgctctggataagagcttctactaaatgactaaaatgtaaaatgtaaatgacttgaGTGTATGCATTATAGATATAGgcttcatagaaagtgttacaaATGTTCTCCTGTCATCTTATAGGAGATCCATTCATGGATTTAGTTATGGCTTGAGAATGTGACTGGTCTACGGAGTTCTCCTTTATGTCTGTCTTTATatgtgacaacaacttttctgtatTATGTGTATTTCCACAATCAATAATCATAAACGGTACTTCACTATGAATACTTTTGACTATGTGGTTTGAAGTACTTTACCGTTCTCTTGCACATACATGAAGACTACTATAGACAGAAATCAATGCAGTAATGTTTTATTAAATAAAGGCTCTGAttaaaatatcatattaataaaatcAGGCATTTGGCTAATTCTTCTTCCCAGAAGCTCCTCTGAATGGTTTGGAGATGGCTCTGGAGAGAGCGTGTAACACCCTGACTATGAGTGGGCGTTTACAGGACTGGGACTCCTGGGGAGCAGGGGCCGGTGTGGTTGTCAGGTCCTCCTTGGGAGGGGGAGTGGATGGAACCTCTGGAACCTCACACTCAGCATCTGTCATAAGAACATTTCATAATCagaaaatgaatgtgtgtgtttgtgtctgtccgtctgcctgcctgcctgtccgtctgcctgcctgcctgcctgtctgtctgtctgtctgcctgcccgtccgtctgcctgtccgtctgtctgcctgtctgcccgtccgtctgcctgtctgtccgtctgcctgtctgtccgtctgcctgcctgtccgtctgcctgtctgtctgtctgtctgtctgcctgtctgtctgcctgtccgtctgcctgcctgcctgcctgcctgtccgtctgcctgtctgtccgtcggtctgcctgtatctgttgtcactgttttaacaagcttGTCATAGGGTGATACATCAATATGACATTATCGATGCTTATCACTTACCCTGTGAAATATGAGTCTCTCTGAGACGTTTGGTAGGCAGTGCATCCTGTTTAGGGTGGCTCTTCGGTTCCCCTTTTGTCTTGAACAGCTGTTGACAAAACACATCAGGACAACTGAGCCTGTGTAAAATACAGAGTGtgcatcccaaaaggcaccctattcgctacgtAAGGCACAACTTTTGAAAAGGGCCCATAGGCGCTGgtaaaaagtagttcactatatagggaatagggtgccattagggacatAGCCATTGACTCTCTCCCATGTGTATTAGGATTGCATTACAGCGTCCTCACTCAACCTCCTAAAGACAATGACAACAGTATTGTTCTAATGCTGAGAGACAATAGGGGTGTAGTGAATCTGTAGGGTAAATTTCAGCCCTGCCTTACAGATGTAATCTCAAAACACAGAGCACCCTACCTTAATCATGATCTTTGGAAACGTATGCATTTTCGGTAGGAAACGCCACTTCCTGTTCTTCTTAGTCTCTTCCCCTCTGGCAGAGGGAAGACGGGCCATGCCGTCAGCCTTTACATCAGCCGGGCTAAGGCTCCTGGCAGGGAATTCCTCAGTAGCCTTAAggtcagctacaacaccatgagtGATGTCACTTGTGGCATTGCTGGTGTCTGAGTGAGAAGAGCACGCTAGTGTGACCGACCTGTGTACAATAACTGGGAGAAGAGGACGCAGCCATTGAAGTCAgtcactgcatcccaaatggcattctcttcactttatagtgcactacttttgaccaggacccatagggtctggtcaaaagtagtgcactaaatatggaagaaggtgccattttggacacacccAGTGAATTTTACATCATAAAACGCAATGTATTGAGCATGTTACAATTAAGTCCTATGCAGATGAAAAGAGGTACTTTCACTTACCATCCTCCATTGTAGACTTGGACACATAAGTCAGGCTGTCCATCACCACGTCTGTCATCAACTTGATGACCTGATCCAAAACCATTTCAGCCGATGGTGGCATAGGCCTTCCCATACACTGCCCCAGGAGTCTCCTAACAGAAGTCTGGGCAAAGTTGTAAATGAGCTCTGAGGCATCGTCCTTTGACAGCTTCCTCAGGGCTGGTTTAGGCAGCGCTGGTTGAGAGAGGCTTCTGTGGCCAACCATGGATTGAAGCTGGCGGTTTATGGTTATCTCCTGAATGAGACCATGGACCTTTGTGATCAGGTTGCCAGATGCACCTTGAAGGGCTTCAACTGACAGGAGCCTATCCAGATGTTCTTCTGCTGAAGTCATCTCTGGGTCGTCCGTCTTCAATGTGTCCATTATAGTTTTCACTATGATATTGGTGTCAGATATGTTTATTTCTTGTTGGCTCACAAGCGTTGACCGTGAACCTGTCTCGTCCATTGCGATAGAGGTATGGGATTCTGTCCTTGTGATCTCATCGGCAGCCCTCATGTCAGGCAACTGGTCAAGGCTCTCCAGTACAGAGTCTAACATGTTAGTGGCTATCAGACACTCCTCACTTGCAATCTGCCCAACAGATGAACTCTCAGAGTTGGCCACTCTACACTTGATCACATTTAGGATCAAGCTGAGCGTCTTCTTTGCAGTTTTGCTAAAGCCTTCTTGGCTGACTGCCACTGTTACGTCTTTTAGAGCCACAAGAGGTTTGCAACTTTCACTCAATCCACTGCCGTGGAGAGGAGAGGCTCTCTTCAAACTGTTGTTGCTCACAACTGACATACTCCTGGTGGGCAGAGTGACATCCTCACTGCATGTGTCAATTACATGGTGGTCTGTTGAAGAGCCACTCGAAGACAGAAGGGTTTTAGACCTTTTAGCCAAACAGACTTTTGACAAAGGCTTCTCACTTCTCACAGACGGAGGGCGGCTCCTGTCCTCAACAAGAGCAGTGTCAGCGGACTTAGAATGTCTGAGTGTCTCCACAGGGGTGGAGTCCAGCACATATTTGGCTGTGGTGACTGACACTGGTGGAAAAGAGAAAAAGATGTTCAGTCTATCCTTTACTCTGTGGTACATGGTTTGAGCAGCATCCAATAAGTTGTCAAAGACAACTCTGGGTTTGAGCTGGAACTCCAGCTTTTTCTCTCCTAGTGGGAAGGAGTCTGCGTCGTCCACAGTGTACTGGGATACACTTTCAAGGTCTTGCATGATAATATTTACTATATCTTCGGCTGTAGAAACCGCATGGTGTGAGAAGGTGGTGCTAGGCATGCTCTGTAGCAAAGAATGGCTGGCTTTGCTAGCAGCTCTGAGAATGGTCTCACTCACAATGTGTTTGGCCTTAGCTCGGAACTCAGCACTGTGAAAGCTCTGGATGGAAATGTTAGAGGTTCTGCTGGCTGCACTAAGAGATCGCGTGAGTGTGGCAATCTCGGCTGACGTCACATCACTCGAAATGGTGAGGTCCTCCAATTTCGAAATTATCGAGTCCAACTTCTGGTTGAAGTCGAAGGATGATTTTGACGTGCTCTCCCCAACGGAAGCGGAGCAGTCTTCCTTTGAAGTGTCCACCCTCAGCACCGAGATCACCTGTTTGATTACCCCTTTAGTGCAGGTGTCGAGGGTGAGCTGGTAGGCTGAGGCTGAGGACTTAGAAggggtcttactgtctgtcttctgTACAGGAGACACTGCCAAAGTGGCCTCAGTTACAGGAGATTCCTGCACAGTGGCCTCAGTTACAAGTAGTCCAGTTGCAGAAAGCTCGATTTGCACAGGAGTATTTTTTCCCTCAGTGCGATGGTGGGAGGTGAACAGCTTCCTTAGTTTGTCCAGGGTTTTGGTATAAATCTTCTGGGAACCTGAACTCACTTCCACCCAGAACATTTTGTGACCTGATTTCGTACGCATGGAGGCCTTATTGACCTCAGATACCTCATGCAGGTCGGAAATAATTCCACCAAAGAGATCAGAGGATGCCTCCTCAATATTCTCTGAGGAAACATGGACAGATAGGATTTCCGACAGTTTCCCACAAGTGTCGGTTTTATCCAGCGCAGCAGTATATGTCACAGCTGCATCCTGAATGACCTGAATGATGCATTGCTCAGCTTTGACAATATACTCCTCCACTGGTTGACCATGGAGTTTGTCAACTTTATCAGCAGGGAGCTCCTTCTGAATACTCACATTCTCCTCTGATGGGCATGGGTTGTTGAAGATAATGCTCTCAGTGACCATCTTAGAGGAGGCGAGAGATGAGTCGAGAAGCAGAGATCTGTATATTGTCGAGGTGGACATCTCTGGGTGCTTTATCACAGCAGCCTCCTCCAAAATGGCCGACGGGCCCTGGAGGATGTCAGAGATATCCATGTCCTCAATGGTCTCTACCAGAGACGATAGTAGGTCTCTGGCTGCCAGGTTGGTAGGTCTCTGGTTCTCGAGCTCTGTTTTGATTGCTTGACAGGCAGTTGCCAGAGCAACAACAGAGCGAGAACACAACTGCTTCAAGGTGGAGTCAGAAAAAGATGATGACAGATCTGTcatggacatggtggagagttgaCTCTCAGAGACAAATGGGCTGAGTttgacagacacctgtctgacCAAGTCCTCAGCAAGAGCTCTCATATCTATTGCTCCACTAGCTGAGTTGTGGGAGCAGGCACTCTGTGGACTTGACGGGTTCCTGTTATCCAAAAATCCTGTTATCCAAAAAACCTCAAGTACAAGATCCACAACATCGGATGACACTTCTGTCACTCTGTTGTCGGACAGAAATGTACTTGGATGAATGGTGCCTGCATTCACAGTCCAGTCGCAAATGGAGTTGTTGGACTGACTCTGGACTAGTGGAACTAGACAGGTTTCACTTGGACCTTGGCCAAAGAGCTCTGCCATTTTGAGCAGAACTGATCTTAAGACCTTTGACTTGGAAATGTTCAGCAGTGGGTCGTTGTTGGACAGTCTGGTGGATGGTCTGCTAGCCGATCTGTGAACCACTAGGCTTTGTATTTCTGCCGAAATGGCAGTTAGAAAATAGGTCAAGGGGCTGGACGCTCTCCCCTCATTTCCTCCGTTGGCTTTAGCCTTGATGATGCTATCTATGATGATGACTATGACCTGTCCAGCCAGAGGACCCAAGATGGCCTCAAGCTCCCTCTCTAACTCAAGGGGAGACTTGTGGCTGAGCGCAATATGCTCTATGGCATGGGAATACATCTTAGAAGTCGCCCTGCTTAGCATCTCTTGGGCAAACTGTTGACTTGCTGAGATACTTCCAGTCAGCAGAACTAGAGTTCCCTGACTGACACTTCGCATTAGCTCAGCCAATCTGGAGTTGAGAAGGTTTATAACCAACTCGACAATACCCATCATAAACTTGCCATTCGTTGACATTTTGTTAGGTCTGTATTTCTCCTGTCTACTCCGTTTGGGCGGCGTGCGATGTCACCCTGCGACTGGCCGCTCTGGACCATGTCGAAGACAGAGTCCTCAGAGATGCCAAACACAGATCTCAGTGGTGCTGAGTGTGGTCTGTGTCTCATCTCTCTATCGCCACCCTCAGGTGAGGAGACATATCGCTCTTCGTTCTCACTTAGCAAAGAGGTCATGGACCTGCAGAATGCACAACAGAAATGAATAGTATAtggtaacaaaataaaaaatatgatccaagaatttgggacacaaactcaaccttgttattgttattcaaaGGAAGCATTGTGAACCATCTCAAACCACACTCAGACCAAACATTAACATTCAGAGTAAACGTTTTAGAGTGGTTGTGTAGTATCTAAGTAGTATTTCTCACTAAGTGGATCTGGAATGGATATTTGTACCTATAACAGGAAATACCTGCAaaaagaggaggggatagagctaggtatctgtgagaggaggagatagggctagatacctgtgagaggaggggatagggctaggtacctgtgagaggaggggatagggataggtacctgtgagaggaggggatagggctaggtacctgtgagaggcgtggataggtgtaggtacctgtgagaggaggggatagggctaggtacctgtgaaaggaggggatagggctaggtacttttgagaggcgtggataggggtaggtacctgtgagagaaggggatagggctaggtacctttgagaggcgtggataggggtaggtacctgtgagaggaggggataggggtaggtacctgtgagaggagaggatagggctaggtacctttgagaggaggggatagggctaggtacctgtgagaggagaggatagggctaggtacctttgagaggaggggatagggctaggtacctgtgagaggcatggatagggctaggtacctgttagaggcatggatagggctaggtacctgtgagaggaggtgatagggctaggtacctgttagaggcatggatagggctaggtacctgtgagaggcgggGATAGGGCTAGGGTACCTGTGAGGGgcgtggatagggctaggtacctgtgagaggaggggatagggctaggtacctgtgagaggaggggatagggctaggtacctgtgagaggaggggatagggctaggtacctttgagaggcgtggataggggtaggtacctgtgagaggaggggatagggctaggtacctttgagaggcgtggataggggtaggtacctgtgagaggaggggataggggtaggtatctgtgagaggagaggatagggctaggtacctttgagaggaggggatagggctaggtacctgtgagaggagaggatagggctaggtacctgtgagaggaggggataggggtaggtacctgtgagaggaggggaaaggcgtGGGAATGCGTGTGCTGTAGGCAGTTCTGGCGCTGGTGCACCTGCTGGCTCCTCCACTACAGCTGAATCTGACGCTACGGCCAAGAGAGGTCACCTCTCCTGAATCATTACTTCCTGATCCAGAAGAGCTTGGCGAATCAGAGAGCTCTATCTGCATGGTGAGGTCAAGGGCGGGAACAACCACAGTGGATGTAGACTCCATCACCCATGCTACAATATCCATGCACTTGGCACTAAACTCATGTCTGCTCATCTGCAATGTTAAAAGACCATACAGAGTTAGTTTGTTAAAGGGGCTGCACTGATATAAAACTTAGAACCATTTACTCAAGCTAGTCAATTAAAGCAGTGGTTCAGGATTAAAGGTCCTGCAGGATTTCCACAAATGAATGTTTGGTCCATTTTACCAACATTAACTActttagaggtgactataactcaCCCCGGCACGCATATTCTCACTCAGCAGATTCCAATGGCTGAAAAGTAAATAAATGCAAGTACACAATGAACCAcatgacattacctctattatcttagactacGTAATGGATGGACATTAtctctattattttagattaacctctattatttattattattatatattattattattttagattacgttatggatggacattacctctattattttagattacgttatggatggacattacctctattattttagattatgttatggatggacattacctctattatcttagattacgttatggatggacattacctctattatcttagactacgttatggatggacctcTATGGAACTAGGCCACACCCAGACATCCCTGATTGGTTATTTGGTCCGTTGAGTCCTTTGTATTGGCCCGAGACTATGGGAGACTCTcaatctcctcgcctccttctcaaaacccattggatgagaagttcagaagggcgggacctctggctttctcatccaatgggttttgagaagagaggacacgaggagtatgcaattgagataggGGAACATATCTAGGGGATGCATGGGGAAGCCAAAGAGCAACTTACTCGTCCTTCATGTCCTGCACAAAGGTGTGTAGGTCTGGGTAGCTTCTCTTTCCCCTGCTGAGGGTGAGGCTGGTCTGGGAAGTTTCATCCTTGTGGGTCACGGTAGTGAATGTCACCACTGCATCCTGATTGCGACAACAGAAAGCAGAGTTAGGCTGGAATTCAATTTTGCGTAattaaaacacaaaatatctcaatgaaatgtcatacatgtaatagaaaaatacatcatacctcctgcgactgagatgggatggcaacagcctcgtccaactcactcattccttcaacctcctgcgactgagatgggatggccacagcctcgtccaactcactctctccttcaacctcctgtgactgagatgggatggcaacagcctcgtccaactcactctctccttcaacctcctgcgactgagatgggatggcaacagcctcggtCCAACTCACtatctccttcaacctcctgcgactgagatgggatggcaacagcctcgtccaactcactctctccttcaacctcctgcgactgagatgggatggcaacagcctcgtccaactcactatCTCCTTCATCCTCCTGCGActcagatgggatggcaacagcctcgtccaactcactccctccttcaatctcctgcgactgagatgggatggcaacagccttgtCCAACttactctctccttcaacctcctgtgactgagatgggatggcaacagcttcgtccaactcactctctccttcaacctcctgtgaCTGAGTTGGGGGTATCTGTCTCtagaacagcctcgtccaacttggttagtctctcagcctctctgtgATCTTTATGGGATCTAGATAGAGAAAGGGAATCTCTCTTAGGTCACTGCTATAATGTGAGTGTGAGGATGTGTTCCAATTATAGAATTAGTATCATAGAATTAGAATCATTCTAGAATTAGAATAGAATCACTCAAATTCTATGGCTCCAATACTCTTGAGATGACTCGGCCTATCCAGAGCCAAATATTTAGAGAATTCTGCCAACTTTTAAAAGGACTCAATGTTAGCGCCTTAGAGCCTTTCATTTTATCCTTTCATTATAAGTAAATTCTAATTATAGATGttcagttacatagcattgtttaaaATGTCAACATTGCCCATGGGGAGCCAGCTGTCATATGGATATCTACTGTGTCATGTAATGtatacataaactcagcaaaaaaagaaaacgtccctttttcaggatctttcaaagataatttgtaaaaattcaaataacttcacagatcttcattgtaaagggtgtAAACACTGTTTACCAtgctagtcccctgtagctcagttggtagagcatggcgcttaaacgccagggttgtgggtttgtttcccacgaggtgcctgtatgaaaatgtatgcactcactaactgtaagtcgctctggataagagtgtctgctaaatgactaaaatgtaaaatgttgttcaatgcattgaaccataaacaattaatgaacatgcacctgtggaaaggtcattaagacactaacagcttacagacggtagttatgaaaacttaggaccctaaagaggcctttctactgactctgaaaaacaccaaaagaaaaatgcccagggtccctgctcatctgcgtgaacgtgccttaggcatgctgcaaggaggcatgaggactgcagatgtggccagggcaataaattgcaatgtccgtactgtgagacgcctaagacagcgctatagggagacaggacggacagctgatcgtcctcgcagtggcagaccacgtgtaacaacacctgcacaggatcggaacatccgaacatcacacctgcgggacaggtacaggatggcaacaacaactgcccgagttacaccaggaacgcacaatccctccatcagtgctcagactgtccgtaataggctgagagaggctggactgagggcttgtaggcctgttgtaaggcaagtcctcaccagacatcaccggcaacaacgtcgcctatgggcacaaacacaccgtcgctggaccagacaggactggctaaaa is a window from the Coregonus clupeaformis isolate EN_2021a unplaced genomic scaffold, ASM2061545v1 scaf2289, whole genome shotgun sequence genome containing:
- the LOC123488431 gene encoding uncharacterized protein LOC123488431 isoform X1, with the protein product MAELFGQGPSETCLVPLVQSQSNNSICDWTVNAGTIHPSTFLSDNRVTEVSSDVVDLVLEVFWITGFLDNRNPSSPQSACSHNSASGAIDMRALAEDLVRQVSVKLSPFVSESQLSTMSMTDLSSSFSDSTLKQLCSRSVVALATACQAIKTELENQRPTNLAARDLLSSLVETIEDMDISDILQGPSAILEEAAVIKHPEMSTSTIYRSLLLDSSLASSKMVTESIIFNNPCPSEENVSIQKELPADKVDKLHGQPVEEYIVKAEQCIIQVIQDAAVTYTAALDKTDTCGKLSEILSVHVSSENIEEASSDLFGGIISDLHEVSEVNKASMRTKSGHKMFWVEVSSGSQKIYTKTLDKLRKLFTSHHRTEGKNTPVQIELSATGLLVTEATVQESPVTEATLAVSPVQKTDSKTPSKSSASAYQLTLDTCTKGVIKQVISVLRVDTSKEDCSASVGESTSKSSFDFNQKLDSIISKLEDLTISSDVTSAEIATLTRSLSAASRTSNISIQSFHSAEFRAKAKHIVSETILRAASKASHSLLQSMPSTTFSHHAVSTAEDIVNIIMQDLESVSQYTVDDADSFPLGEKKLEFQLKPRVVFDNLLDAAQTMYHRVKDRLNIFFSFPPVSVTTAKYVLDSTPVETLRHSKSADTALVEDRSRPPSVRSEKPLSKVCLAKRSKTLLSSSGSSTDHHVIDTCSEDVTLPTRSMSVVSNNSLKRASPLHGSGLSESCKPLVALKDVTVAVSQEGFSKTAKKTLSLILNVIKCRVANSESSSVGQIASEECLIATNMLDSVLESLDQLPDMRAADEITRTESHTSIAMDETGSRSTLVSQQEINISDTNIIVKTIMDTLKTDDPEMTSAEEHLDRLLSVEALQGASGNLITKVHGLIQEITINRQLQSMVGHRSLSQPALPKPALRKLSKDDASELIYNFAQTSVRRLLGQCMGRPMPPSAEMVLDQVIKLMTDVVMDSLTYVSKSTMEDVIVHRSVTLACSSHSDTSNATSDITHGVVADLKATEEFPARSLSPADVKADGMARLPSARGEETKKNRKWRFLPKMHTFPKIMIKLFKTKGEPKSHPKQDALPTKRLRETHISQDAECEVPEVPSTPPPKEDLTTTPAPAPQESQSCKRPLIVRVLHALSRAISKPFRGASGKKN
- the LOC123488431 gene encoding uncharacterized protein LOC123488431 isoform X2, whose amino-acid sequence is MAELFGQGPSETCLVPLVQSQSNNSICDWTVNAGTIHPSTFLSDNRVTEVSSDVVDLVLEVFWITGFLDNRNPSSPQSACSHNSASGAIDMRALAEDLVRQVSVKLSPFVSESQLSTMSMTDLSSSFSDSTLKQLCSRSVVALATACQAIKTELENQRPTNLAARDLLSSLVETIEDMDISDILQGPSAILEEAAVIKHPEMSTSTIYRSLLLDSSLASSKMVTESIIFNNPCPSEENVSIQKELPADKVDKLHGQPVEEYIVKAEQCIIQVIQDAAVTYTAALDKTDTCGKLSEILSVHVSSENIEEASSDLFGGIISDLHEVSEVNKASMRTKSGHKMFWVEVSSGSQKIYTKTLDKLRKLFTSHHRTEGKNTPVQIELSATGLLVTEATVQESPVTEATLAVSPVQKTDSKTPSKSSASAYQLTLDTCTKGVIKQVISVLRVDTSKEDCSASVGESTSKSSFDFNQKLDSIISKLEDLTISSDVTSAEIATLTRSLSAASRTSNISIQSFHSAEFRAKAKHIVSETILRAASKASHSLLQSMPSTTFSHHAVSTAEDIVNIIMQDLESVSQYTVDDADSFPLGEKKLEFQLKPRVVFDNLLDAAQTMYHRVKDRLNIFFSFPPVSVTTAKYVLDSTPVETLRHSKSADTALVEDRSRPPSVRSEKPLSKVCLAKRSKTLLSSSGSSTDHHVIDTCSEDVTLPTRSMSVVSNNSLKRASPLHGSGLSESCKPLVALKDVTVAVSQEGFSKTAKKTLSLILNVIKCRVANSESSSVGQIASEECLIATNMLDSVLESLDQLPDMRAADEITRTESHTSIAMDETGSRSTLVSQQEINISDTNIIVKTIMDTLKTDDPEMTSAEEHLDRLLSVEALQGASGNLITKVHGLIQEITINRQLQSMVGHRSLSQPALPKPALRKLSKDDASELIYNFAQTSVRRLLGQCMGRPMPPSAEMVLDQVIKLMTDVVMDSLTYVSKSTMEDDTSNATSDITHGVVADLKATEEFPARSLSPADVKADGMARLPSARGEETKKNRKWRFLPKMHTFPKIMIKLFKTKGEPKSHPKQDALPTKRLRETHISQDAECEVPEVPSTPPPKEDLTTTPAPAPQESQSCKRPLIVRVLHALSRAISKPFRGASGKKN